One genomic region from Jilunia laotingensis encodes:
- the dtd gene encoding D-aminoacyl-tRNA deacylase, with protein MRVVIQRVSHASVCINGNCKSSIGPGMLILIGIEDTDESEDIEWLCKKIVNLRIFDDENGVMNKSILDVNGDILVISQFTLHASTKKGNRPSYIKAAKPEISIPLYEQFCRKLSSSLGKEIGTGEFGADMKVELLNDGPVTICIDTKNKE; from the coding sequence ATGAGAGTAGTAATACAACGAGTCAGTCATGCATCTGTCTGTATTAATGGTAATTGTAAATCTTCGATCGGTCCAGGGATGCTGATTTTGATAGGCATAGAGGATACCGACGAATCAGAAGACATTGAATGGCTATGCAAAAAAATAGTCAATTTACGTATCTTCGATGACGAAAACGGAGTGATGAATAAATCTATTCTTGATGTTAACGGAGACATTCTAGTTATCAGTCAATTTACGCTACATGCATCGACTAAAAAAGGGAATCGTCCCTCTTACATCAAAGCTGCCAAACCCGAAATTTCCATCCCACTCTACGAACAATTCTGCCGGAAATTGAGTTCTTCACTAGGAAAAGAAATTGGAACAGGCGAATTCGGAGCCGACATGAAAGTGGAGTTATTAAACGATGGTCCGGTCACTATATGCATAGATACTAAAAACAAAGAATAA
- the deoC gene encoding deoxyribose-phosphate aldolase: MEQNDSHLNKYDATLAKYNTNLNDAEIQAKVDKIIEEKVAENNTEEVKKFLFNCIDLTTLNCTDSDESVMKFTEKVNQFDDEFPDLKNVAAICVYPNFAEVVKNTLDVDGINIACVSAGFPSSQTFIEVKIAETAMALMEGANEIDIVISVGKFLSGDYETMCDEIQELKDTCKECHMKVILETGALKTASNIKKASILSMYAGADFIKTSTGKIQPAATPEAAYVMCEAIKEYHEKTGNKIGFKPAGGINTVHDALVYYTIVKELLGEEWLNNKLFRLGTSRLANLLLSEIRGEEIKFF, translated from the coding sequence ATGGAACAGAATGACAGCCATCTGAACAAGTATGACGCCACATTGGCTAAGTACAACACGAATCTGAACGATGCCGAGATACAAGCTAAAGTAGATAAAATCATCGAAGAAAAAGTAGCAGAAAACAATACGGAAGAAGTAAAGAAATTTCTGTTCAACTGCATAGATCTTACTACTCTAAACTGTACGGACAGCGATGAAAGCGTGATGAAGTTTACGGAGAAAGTAAACCAATTCGATGATGAATTCCCCGACCTAAAGAATGTAGCAGCTATTTGCGTTTACCCGAATTTTGCTGAAGTAGTCAAAAACACACTTGATGTGGACGGAATCAATATCGCCTGTGTTTCAGCCGGATTTCCTTCTTCCCAAACATTCATAGAAGTAAAAATAGCAGAAACGGCTATGGCATTAATGGAAGGCGCAAATGAAATAGACATTGTAATTTCTGTTGGAAAATTCCTGAGCGGAGACTATGAAACGATGTGTGACGAAATCCAAGAACTGAAAGATACTTGTAAGGAATGCCATATGAAAGTGATCCTTGAAACAGGGGCTTTGAAAACAGCCTCTAACATCAAAAAGGCCTCTATCCTATCTATGTATGCAGGCGCAGATTTCATCAAGACCTCAACCGGGAAAATACAACCTGCTGCAACACCAGAAGCTGCTTATGTGATGTGCGAAGCCATTAAAGAGTATCATGAGAAAACCGGTAATAAAATCGGTTTTAAGCCCGCTGGTGGTATCAACACCGTTCATGATGCACTTGTATACTATACTATCGTAAAAGAACTTTTGGGAGAGGAATGGCTAAACAATAAATTATTCCGATTGGGAACCAGCAGATTAGCCAATTTACTACTTTCTGAAATCAGAGGAGAAGAAATCAAATTCTTCTAA
- a CDS encoding nucleotide pyrophosphohydrolase → MTFEEAQKQVDLWIKQYGVRYFSELTNMAVLTEEVGELARVMARKYGDQSFKKGEKDNLDDEMADVLWVLLCLANQTGVNLTEAFVRNLEKKTKRDNQRHINNPKLSDNGTE, encoded by the coding sequence ATGACATTTGAAGAAGCCCAAAAGCAGGTTGACCTGTGGATAAAACAGTATGGAGTACGCTATTTCAGCGAACTCACCAATATGGCAGTTCTTACCGAAGAAGTAGGTGAACTAGCTCGCGTAATGGCCCGTAAATATGGTGATCAATCTTTCAAAAAAGGCGAGAAAGACAACTTGGATGATGAAATGGCAGATGTACTTTGGGTACTGCTCTGCCTTGCTAACCAAACCGGAGTAAACCTAACGGAGGCATTCGTCCGTAACCTTGAGAAAAAGACTAAAAGAGATAATCAAAGACATATAAATAATCCCAAATTGAGTGATAATGGAACAGAATGA
- a CDS encoding DUF1266 domain-containing protein: protein MEQQNISLRFNGNLEDCNLPKSKKQDLFIGLIAGMRKGFFVNSLSTGINKDTLHEILIGVTKPKQESTITETLKFLQTEGERTAYSILLPYLLSSNDKKEIEKILRERFFGIELFVNRAHNIRKFLDYVHDKNIVSINENDLIRGILSWDMGELINLTRIAFEAGYINESTAWEHIKFAGEQCRTNYRNWEEIGKGYLIGQAMKGHSVNVFKSNMAYEDDLLISSHMPFLLSIFSL, encoded by the coding sequence ATGGAGCAACAAAACATTTCGTTAAGATTCAATGGCAACCTAGAAGACTGCAACCTTCCAAAATCTAAGAAACAAGATTTATTTATCGGACTTATAGCGGGAATGAGGAAGGGATTCTTTGTCAACAGTCTCAGTACTGGCATCAATAAAGACACTCTTCATGAAATACTTATAGGGGTAACTAAACCCAAACAGGAATCTACCATTACCGAGACACTAAAATTCCTTCAAACAGAAGGAGAACGTACGGCCTATTCCATTCTTCTACCCTACCTACTCTCTTCAAACGATAAAAAAGAAATAGAAAAGATATTGCGTGAACGTTTTTTCGGAATAGAGTTATTCGTAAACCGGGCACATAATATACGTAAGTTTCTAGATTATGTACATGACAAAAACATCGTTTCCATCAATGAAAACGACTTAATAAGAGGTATTCTTTCATGGGATATGGGCGAACTCATCAATCTAACACGCATTGCATTCGAAGCAGGGTATATCAATGAAAGCACAGCATGGGAACATATTAAGTTTGCCGGAGAACAATGCCGAACAAACTACCGGAATTGGGAAGAGATAGGAAAAGGATATCTGATAGGCCAAGCTATGAAGGGACATTCAGTAAATGTCTTTAAAAGTAATATGGCATATGAAGATGACTTACTAATATCATCTCATATGCCATTTTTATTATCTATTTTTTCTCTCTGA